ACCTTCATGTTAAATGGACATTTGACTATGATGTGGGCTGGATGTTGGGAATGTATAATCTGAGAGAAGCAGGAAGCCACAGATCCTGCCTGAGATTTCGTCTGGGGGCAGGGAAAGAGCTAGCCCCTCCAGAGGGTGGGACCATTCTTTTAGGGTAAGGAGGCATTGTATTCTCATTGTGCCTGGTGAGTTCCCCTCTTTACAGTACTGACTGTATGCACACACAATGATGAACTCAGCCAGAGTAACATGCATGTCTCTTGTCCCCTTAGTGCACAAGAGAACACGAGTGCAAAGACTCATCGGACACCTGCTATGTGCGGGACTCAGCTGAATCCATGAACTCCATGACAGCAGGTTTTGAGAATTTGACAAAGGGAGAATCACATAGGAGTGgagtagaaaagaggaaaggcttcctggaagagagaGGATGGAGATGGGTCCTGCAGAAGCCATCAGCCCTGGATGGGCAACCAATGGCCTGTGAGGCTCTCCCGACAGTGACCAGTGTTCTGGCACAGCTTGGGGGAAGAGTGCTCCAATTTTGTGACAGCACAGAGTGTGCCAAAAATCACATGAGTACGAGTCCATTAAATGAACTAGAATACAGTAGACAAGCTATAGGGACAGAATGTAGATCAGTGTTTGCCTAGGGTTGAAGAAGTGCTAATGAGTGCAGGGGTTCTTGCTGggatgataatattttttaaaatttgattgaGATGTCGGTTACCTTACATACACCAAATATATCGAAACCATTGAATTAGACACTTGAAATGGATGAATTGCATGGTATGTGAATGCTATCTCAAAAAGgctgttaaaaaaagaactagtcaCAGCACAATAAATATAGATGATACAATCTGTAGAGAATTCAGAATCTGGCAACACTAGACAACATGTCATTTAAGAATAGGTggcaaaactataaagaaatcaaaggaatatagttaataatattgtaataactttgtacgGTGACAGATGATTACTAGACTTTTTGTGGGGATACCGTAGGATATTGAATGTCACTTGTATgtcagtaataaaaaaagaaatgaaaagaatgatcCTTCAAATGTCAGGAGAGTATTTGTTCTTggaggcaggagggcagcaggTAAATGGGGGAGCACAGAAGTCAGTGGCCATCTAACAAACTCGACATAACTGAGTCTTACTGCAACTGGTGTTTTCGCAGGCacgatctttttaaaaataattgtacgTCTCTTAGGAACAATCTTTTGAATGTATGACAtgtcttaaaataaagaaatagaaaatgagaggaggaggaggaggccaaaGGAGAGGCAGGACCAAAAGTTACCTGGCATTCATGGTGCAGAGTCCAGAGCACCAGGTGAGACGTTGCATTTAACAAAGACAATGGGGAGCCACATGGGGAGTCAGTTGAGGGGATGGGAGTGGTAGGTTAAGAAAGGATTCAGGCTCTGTGAGCAGGgagtggcctggggtggggagaagcccCAGGGGAATGAGGAAGGGTCTAAGCAGGTGCAGTGGGCCAGTGGAGGAGCTGTGCCACAGGAATAGTGTGAGGACCACCGTGCAGAAACCGATGATGTGAGAGTCAGGGATGAAAGATGTCTGGGAGGATGAATGGCAGCATTATGGGCAGAGATAAGGAGTCAGGGAGGAGAggctggaaggaagagaagatgaaTAGTTTAGCTTTGGATATCCATGGAGTATAAGAAACTATTATAAAATGAAGGATCTCAGGAGATTGCAACTATAACTTGGCAAATTGTAGGTTCCCGAGTAATTACTGGTCTTTCTAAGTTCTATCTGGGCCTTGTTCTTGGTTCCTTGAGGAACCTGCCTGTTCATTGTAGTTCCAGTCCTCTCTGTATCCCAGTCCTCTCTGTATCTGCAGTCCCCACCTCCTACAAGTTCCCAAGATACAGAACAAGATGAGTCCCATTGGTTTAGCCTGGGGCCTTGGCAGTGCAGATTTTGAGAGGATGCTTTTTCGCTTCCCAGCTCTGAAaactctctctgaataaattctTCTTGGATGTCCTAGCTTCTTGTTCCCCTGGGAACCTTATCTGGCATAGCTTGTGAGAGGAGCAGAAATGAAGATCCCCAGGAGGATAAGTCTCCTAAGGCTAGAAGCTGAAGGAAGAGCAGGCTCATCCAGTTCCAGGTAGGAGGAGCAGGTGTGCAGGTGCCGATGACAGTGTGAGTGAAGCTGACAGGGAGGGTCCCAAGGGGAAGCCAAAGGCCAGATTGTGCAAGCAGTTTGAACTTGATCATTCACCCTAAGGGTAACTAGCTATTGAAGGTTTTGAAGTAGGAAAGTGATACGATCAGTTTCTACTTGTGTCTAATGAGCATTTACTGTGCGCCAGGAATCTTTCAGTCTTTTCATATACACTGTCTAACCTTTTTAATAGTTCTGTGGGGCTGAATATGATCCATCCGACCCTCCaatcatctgtccatccatccatccacccgtccatccatccagtcatccatccatccatccatccaaccatccattcatccattcaatccatccaacatcttttaaaaaattgaagacagCTTTGTGCTAACCGCTGTACTCatgttctttgtttgttttttttttgaagattttatttatttattcatgagagacacagagagaggcagagacacaggcagagggagaagcaggctccttgcagggagcctgatgtgggacttgatcccagtactccaggatcacaccctgagtcaaaggcagatgctcaactgctgagccacccaggcatccctgtactcATGTTCTTtagacagatgaagaaatggaagagtCCTCACTCTTAGAAGGTCAAATCAATTCCTAAATCAATTtctaaaagactgaaaaaaaaatttctaaaagactATAAGTAGAAAGTGGCTTGGCCAGAATTCACATCTGGGAAAGCagaccccagggcctgggcttTTCCACTGGACCAGAGGTGGGACTGCAGGTCCTGGGCAAGTCCTAAAGGTAAGGTTACCTGGAGCCTTGAAATAGGAATTGATCTTCAGTAAGAGGAGGGGATTGGTGAGACGTTCAGGCCACAGGGCAGACACCTAAACTCTTTCACCACTATATAGATGAGGCAAATAGGATAAAAGATACATGTGTGTGAATGAGTTTGGCAGATCTAGTTACCtgtcatttctctgttttctttcttgctaaCAGAACTCTGATTTTGAGGGTAAGGAAAGCAACGTGTGGGGGAAGCACATTGCATCCAGTTTCTAGGGAAGACttgtgattgattgattttaaccCAGTCACGGCCAAGATAATACTGTTTGCCATGTACTCACTTTTGTTGCCCCCTTTGCAGctcgtgtgtgtatgtgagtgtgtgtgaccAAGTTTTGGTCAGTGAAGCAAAAGAGAGATCTGTTAAGGACTTGTTAAAATTACCCTGATGGTAAGAATATTATTAGCCCTCTCTATCTGACTGCCTTACTGCATCTTGACTTTGAATGCAGCCATGATTCCTGGGGCTGTGACAGCTACCTTGTGACCATGAAGCAATAAATATCAAGACAAAAAGCCGACAAACAGAGGGTGGCAGGATGGAAAAAGCTGGCTTCTTAATATGCTTGATCAGCTAACCTAATGGCAGCAAGGGCTTCTCTCCagattttaaatacatgaaaaaaaaaaattccctaggGGTTAACATTTTCCCATTACTTCTAGTTGACCATGTGCTGACTGATAGTATAAGCAGTGAGGAGAAATCAGGGAGGAGAGAACTTATTTGGAGCATAGGGTGATGTAAAGGCACCAGTGGGAATATGGTTTTGTTTGCTAATTATTTTATGTGTTGTAAATCTTAAAGACAgactcactttttcttttccgTGTTTTTACCCACATGTACTTAcctaacttctctttcttttagccCATATCAAGCCCACATGCACCACCCCTACTGATACGAAGAAATTTCCCCCTTGTTGATTCTCACTGTACCTTTGTCAAGCTATCAGAAAATTTCcaataggggggatccctgggtggctcagcggtttggcacctgcctttggcccagggcgcgatcctggagtcccaggatcgagtcccacgtcgggctcctggcatggagcctgcttctccttcctcctgtgtctctgcctctctctctctctctctctctgtctatcataaataaataaataaataaataaataaataaataaataaataaatcttaaaaaaaaaatttccaatagGGCACAGGGCAGACACCTAAACTCTTTCATTGTACTCATGAAAACTTTCACAAATGctttacttattttgttgtttggtGCCCAGAAGGGAAGCAGATAATTTAGAAACTGACGTGGttcttagagaagaaaaagacctCCAGCAAAAAACTCATGAGGAATTTGAACAGGAGAGAAGGgcagttgtaaaaataaaatgatggtggtaatgaaagaaaaggaaagatacaaGGAAGTCTTTTGTATCACTGGCATTTCCATGCATTCACAAGTTATCCTCAGCAAAACCTCCAAGACTCCCTTCCCTCACTCACACTTTCTGACTAAATCCGAGCAGTGGACTGATATCTCTTCTATCATTAAAGACATATATCTGAGTTATCTAATTCTAATAGCCTTCCATGGGTGTTAGCACTGTTAGTTTTCATGCATATGGCCATTACTCTAACTTCCCTTATTCCAAGTGAACAGAATCCCATTTTTAATTACCCTCCAAAGTGTGGCAGTGCTATTCAGATTA
The sequence above is a segment of the Canis lupus dingo isolate Sandy chromosome 31, ASM325472v2, whole genome shotgun sequence genome. Coding sequences within it:
- the LOC112661656 gene encoding uncharacterized protein LOC112661656 isoform X3 — encoded protein: MAPHQRGISTQVLVWSASFLTAAEVANRPPKLPAPHCLAWKVTAPSRTTSRAPSCCWATATAVFLQNTAWHLEHGAAKHQFSGAQSMVQVCEFSWTRGWLRPQRRELYGCTCTELGPKTYVRCGPECTREHECKDSSDTCYVRDSAESMNSMTAGFENLTKGESHRSGVEKRKGFLEERGWRWVLQKPSALDGQPMACEALPTVTSVLAQLGGRVLQFCDSTECAKNHMSTSPLNELEYSRQAIGTECRSVFA
- the LOC112661656 gene encoding uncharacterized protein LOC112661656 isoform X6, which produces MSCWSFMAPSCCWATATAVFLQNTAWHLEHGAAKHQFSGAQSMVQVCEFSWTRGWLRPQRRELYGCTCTELGPKTYVRCGPECTREHECKDSSDTCYVRDSAESMNSMTAGFENLTKGESHRSGVEKRKGFLEERGWRWVLQKPSALDGQPMACEALPTVTSVLAQLGGRVLQFCDSTECAKNHMSTSPLNELEYSRQAIGTECRSVFA
- the LOC112661656 gene encoding uncharacterized protein LOC112661656 isoform X4, with the protein product MAGGTIQAITGIRAEGSLDNRDWAPSCCWATATAVFLQNTAWHLEHGAAKHQFSGAQSMVQVCEFSWTRGWLRPQRRELYGCTCTELGPKTYVRCGPECTREHECKDSSDTCYVRDSAESMNSMTAGFENLTKGESHRSGVEKRKGFLEERGWRWVLQKPSALDGQPMACEALPTVTSVLAQLGGRVLQFCDSTECAKNHMSTSPLNELEYSRQAIGTECRSVFA
- the LOC112661656 gene encoding uncharacterized protein LOC112661656 isoform X5, whose protein sequence is MRKIDDWQRAPSCCWATATAVFLQNTAWHLEHGAAKHQFSGAQSMVQVCEFSWTRGWLRPQRRELYGCTCTELGPKTYVRCGPECTREHECKDSSDTCYVRDSAESMNSMTAGFENLTKGESHRSGVEKRKGFLEERGWRWVLQKPSALDGQPMACEALPTVTSVLAQLGGRVLQFCDSTECAKNHMSTSPLNELEYSRQAIGTECRSVFA
- the LOC112661656 gene encoding uncharacterized protein LOC112661656 isoform X7; its protein translation is MQPCNCGAPSCCWATATAVFLQNTAWHLEHGAAKHQFSGAQSMVQVCEFSWTRGWLRPQRRELYGCTCTELGPKTYVRCGPECTREHECKDSSDTCYVRDSAESMNSMTAGFENLTKGESHRSGVEKRKGFLEERGWRWVLQKPSALDGQPMACEALPTVTSVLAQLGGRVLQFCDSTECAKNHMSTSPLNELEYSRQAIGTECRSVFA